From Cricetulus griseus strain 17A/GY chromosome 1 unlocalized genomic scaffold, alternate assembly CriGri-PICRH-1.0 chr1_0, whole genome shotgun sequence, a single genomic window includes:
- the Lingo4 gene encoding leucine-rich repeat and immunoglobulin-like domain-containing nogo receptor-interacting protein 4, protein MGQTPAPERCSAQLDASLQLLRPQGMDAATAPKQAWLPWSPLLFLLLLPGGSISSCPTVCDCTSQTRAVLCAHRRLDAVPGGLPLDTELLDLSGNRLWGLQRGMLSRLGQLQELDLSYNQLSTLEPGAFHGLQSLLTLRLQGNRLRIVGPGIFSGLSALTLLDLRLNQIVLFLDGAFAELGSLQQLEVGDNHLVFVAPGAFAGLAKLSTLTLERCNLSTVPGLALAQLPALVALRLRELDIERLPAGALRGLGQLKELEIHHWPSLEALDPGSLLGLNLSTLAITRCNLSSVPFQALYHLSFLRVLDLSQNPISAIPARRLSPLIRLQELRLSGACLTSIAAHAFHGLTAFHLLDVADNALQTLEETAFPSPDKLVTLRLSGNPLTCDCRLLWLLRLRHHLDFGTSPPACAGPQHVQGKSLREFSDILPPGHFTCKPALIRKSGPRWVIAEEGGQAVFSCSGDGDPAPTVSWMRPQGAWLGRAGRVRVLEDGTLEIRSVQLRDKGAYVCVVSNVAGNDSLRTWLEVIQVEPPNGTLSDPNITMPGIPGPFFLDSRGVAMVLAVGFLPFLTSVTLCFGLIALWSKGKGRVKHHMAFDFVAPRPSGDKSSGGNRVTAKLF, encoded by the exons ATGGGACAGACCCCAGCCCCAGAGAGATGCAGCGCCCAACTTGATGCCAGCCTCCAGCTTCTCCG GCCTCAGGGAATGGACGCAGCCACAGCTCCAAAGCAAGCCTGGCTCCCCTGGTCCCCACTCCTTTTCCTGCTCCTCCTACCTGGAGGGAGCATCAGTAGCTGCCCTACTGTGTGTGACTGCACTTCCCAGACCCGGGCAGTACTCTGTGCCCATAGGCGACTGGACGCTGTCCCTGGAGGGCTTCCTTTGGACACAGAACTCCTGGACCTGAGTGGAAACCGCCTGTGGGGGCTTCAGCGGGGCATGCTCTCCCGATTGGGCCAGCTCCAAGAACTGGACCTCAGCTACAATCAGCTCTCTACCCTTGAGCCTGGGGCCTTCCATGGCTTACAAAGTCTACTCACTCTGAGGCTCCAGGGCAATCGACTGAGAATTGTGGGCCCTGGGATCTTCTCAGGTCTGTCTGCTCTCACACTGCTGGACCTCCGCCTCAATCAGATTGTCCTCTTCCTAGATGGGGCTTTTGCTGAGCTAGGCAGCCTCCAGCAGCTGGAGGTTGGAGACAATCACCTGGTGTTTGTGGCTCCTGGGGCCTTTGCAGGGCTGGCCAAATTAAGTACCCTCACCCTGGAACGCTGCAAcctcagcacagtgcctggccTAGCACTTGCCCAGCTCCCAGCACTAGTAGCTCTTAGGCTACGAGAACTGGATATTGAGAGGCTGCCAGCTGGGGCACTTCGAGGGCTCGGGCAGCTAAAGGAGCTGGAGATCCACCACTGGCCATCTCTGGAGGCCCTGGACCCAGGGAGCCTGCTTGGGCTCAATCTGAGCACCCTGGCCATCACCCGCTGCAATCTGAGCTCAGTGCCCTTCCAAGCACTGTACCACCTGAGCTTCCTCAGGGTCTTGGATCTATCTCAGAATCCTATCTCAGCCATCCCAGCCCGAAGGCTTAGCCCCCTGATCCGGCTCCAGGAGCTCAGGCTGTCGGGGGCCTGTCTCACTTCCATCGCTGCCCATGCCTTCCACGGCCTGACTGCCTTCCACTTGCTGGATGTAGCAGACAACGCTCTTCAGACTCTAGAGGAAACAGCCTTCCCTTCTCCTGATAAACTGGTCACCCTGAGGCTGTCTGGTAACCCCCTAACCTGTGATTGCCGCCTCCTCTGGCTGCTCCGCCTCCGCCACCACCTGGACTTTGGCACGTCCCCCCCTGCTTGTGCTGGCCCCCAGCATGTCCAAGGGAAGAGCCTAAGGGAGTTTTCAGACATCCTGCCTCCAGGCCACTTCACCTGCAAACCAGCCCTGATCCGGAAGTCAGGGCCTCGGTGGGTCATTGCGGAGGAGGGAGGGCAAGCTGTTTTCTCCTGTTCTGGAGATGGAGATCCAGCGCCCACTGTCTCCTGGATGAGGCCTCAAGGAGCTTGGCTGGGAAGAGCTGGGAGAGTACGGGTCCTGGAGGATGGCACACTGGAGATTCGCTCTGTGCAGCTTCGGGACAAGGGGGCCTATGTCTGTGTGGTCAGCAATGTTGCTGGGAATGACTCCCTCAGGACCTGGCTGGAAGTTATCCAAGTTGAACCACCAAATGGTACTCTCTCTGACCCCAACATCACCATGCCAGGGATCCCAGGACCTTTCTTTCTGGACAGCAGGGGTGTGGCTATGGTGCTGGCAGTGGGTTTTCTCCCCTTCCTCACCTCAGTGACCCTCTGCTTCGGTCTGATCGCTCTTTGGAGTAAGGGCAAGGGCCGGGTCAAGCATCACATGGCTTTTGATTTTGTGGCACCTCGGCCCTCTGGGGATAAGAGCTCTGGGGGTAACCGGGTCACTGCCAAGCTGTTCTGA